From one Bacteroides fragilis NCTC 9343 genomic stretch:
- a CDS encoding RagB/SusD family nutrient uptake outer membrane protein has translation MKNIYLFLLSVVILCSCNDFLDREPKTNLSPGSFWKSEEDLRLAANVFYQNMNRSYTLDNQSADGFANVGNLVSSGTHAPGNTDGIWTTAYKQVRHANNFLENYEKAEVSEATKNRYAGEARFFRAYFYFNLVKRFGDVPYVLRTLDMDSEELMGPRVPKEQVIAGIIEDLEFAETHIPLKSKLPTDVGRLTKGAAQAMLARVALYIGTWNKFHGSGEYKSYLQIAKEASKRLIDSKEYSLYADYRNLFLLPGEDSNEHILSFRYSAEADTYNPRIRATIADLSHSPTKVLADAFLCKDGLPLEKSAYRVEYLPAGKEFENRDPRMALTIWKPGDPFLGKPFVPNLTSQTRTGYMFKKYGDEESYSNMKSRIDEILIRYAEVLLTFAEASFELDDRISDEDLNLSVNALRNRFEGDPNRLPDLTNAFVAEHGLSMRDEIRRERRVELAAESFRYDDIIRWKTAETELPAAILGAKFDPELYPSTVPGKDVILDKNGFILVQNAESRTFDSSKDYLFPLPLREVSLNPNLKQNPNW, from the coding sequence ATGAAAAATATATATCTTTTTTTGTTAAGCGTAGTAATTCTTTGCAGCTGTAACGATTTCTTGGATCGTGAACCTAAAACAAATTTGTCTCCCGGCAGCTTCTGGAAGTCGGAAGAAGATTTAAGATTGGCAGCGAACGTGTTTTACCAGAATATGAACCGTTCTTATACGCTGGATAATCAGAGTGCCGACGGTTTTGCCAATGTAGGAAACCTGGTAAGTTCCGGAACACACGCTCCAGGCAATACTGATGGGATATGGACCACAGCCTATAAACAGGTACGACATGCTAATAATTTTCTGGAGAATTATGAGAAAGCTGAGGTGAGTGAGGCCACAAAGAACCGTTATGCAGGTGAAGCCCGTTTTTTCAGGGCATATTTCTATTTCAATCTGGTGAAGCGGTTTGGAGATGTTCCATACGTATTGCGTACACTCGATATGGACTCGGAAGAGCTGATGGGACCGCGTGTACCCAAAGAGCAAGTGATTGCAGGCATCATAGAAGACCTGGAGTTTGCCGAAACACATATTCCACTGAAAAGTAAGTTGCCTACAGATGTAGGACGTTTGACTAAAGGAGCCGCTCAAGCCATGCTTGCCCGTGTGGCGCTTTATATCGGTACCTGGAATAAGTTTCATGGTAGCGGAGAGTATAAGAGCTATCTTCAAATAGCTAAAGAAGCCAGCAAGCGACTGATTGACTCTAAAGAATATTCGCTGTACGCCGATTACCGTAATCTGTTTTTGCTTCCGGGCGAAGATTCGAATGAACATATTCTGTCATTTCGTTATTCTGCCGAAGCCGATACGTACAATCCCCGTATCCGTGCTACAATAGCCGACTTGTCTCATAGTCCGACGAAGGTATTGGCTGATGCTTTTCTTTGCAAAGACGGACTTCCTCTTGAGAAGTCGGCCTACCGGGTGGAATATCTTCCTGCGGGAAAAGAGTTCGAGAATCGTGATCCTCGCATGGCATTGACTATCTGGAAACCCGGCGATCCTTTTTTAGGCAAACCGTTTGTGCCTAATCTCACGAGCCAGACACGTACCGGATATATGTTTAAGAAGTATGGCGACGAGGAGTCTTACTCTAACATGAAGTCGCGGATTGATGAGATTCTGATTCGTTATGCAGAAGTATTGCTGACCTTTGCCGAAGCCAGTTTCGAACTGGACGACCGGATTTCCGATGAAGACTTGAACCTCTCTGTCAATGCACTCCGTAATCGTTTCGAGGGAGATCCTAACCGGCTGCCGGATCTGACCAATGCTTTTGTAGCAGAACACGGGTTAAGCATGCGTGATGAGATTCGCCGTGAGCGCAGAGTGGAGCTTGCCGCCGAATCGTTCCGTTATGACGATATCATTCGTTGGAAAACGGCAGAAACGGAGTTGCCTGCCGCTATCTTGGGTGCCAAGTTCGATCCGGAACTCTATCCGTCCACAGTTCCCGGTAAAGATGTCATTCTGGATAAGAACGGTTTCATATTGGTACAGAATGCCGAAAGCCGTACGTTTGATAGTTCGAAAGATTATCTTTTCCCTTTGCCGCTGCGCGAAGTTTCGCTGAATCCGAATTTGAAGCAGAATCCTAATTGGTAA
- a CDS encoding FecR family protein translates to MKIEKEILYRYFNGDATPEEEHKIRQYLEASDENWKEYLRERKFFDTIILKEQVVSEEKQMKRRQLIRKISLECLKVAAVLLIAFGTAFFWNNQSEKPATKSVVNTLKGQMANITLPDGSRVWLNSNTRIEYSQHFDDKREVQIDGEAYFEVVRNTGRPFIVYTPDDEQVEVLGTKFYVEAYSGTKKFETALIEGSVRVRAANSQFILQPSYKAVLKGGKMSVEKITDFDIYRWREGLICFKNRHFSEILEELKKYYGVHIRFDAAKINNPVLTVKFRLSDGIEYALRVLQKDVKFKYVRNDEENTFVIK, encoded by the coding sequence ATGAAAATAGAAAAAGAAATATTATATCGATATTTTAATGGAGACGCTACTCCGGAAGAAGAGCATAAAATCCGGCAATATCTTGAAGCTTCGGATGAAAACTGGAAAGAGTATTTGCGTGAGCGAAAGTTTTTCGATACCATTATATTGAAAGAACAGGTTGTGTCTGAGGAGAAACAGATGAAGCGCAGGCAGCTGATTCGGAAGATAAGTCTTGAATGCCTGAAGGTGGCCGCCGTTTTGTTGATTGCTTTTGGAACGGCATTTTTCTGGAACAATCAGTCCGAGAAGCCCGCAACTAAAAGTGTGGTAAATACTTTGAAGGGACAAATGGCCAATATAACCTTGCCCGACGGAAGCCGGGTGTGGCTTAACTCGAATACGAGAATTGAGTATTCGCAGCATTTTGATGATAAAAGGGAAGTGCAGATTGACGGAGAGGCTTATTTCGAAGTCGTACGGAATACCGGAAGACCTTTTATTGTTTATACTCCGGATGACGAACAGGTAGAGGTACTGGGTACTAAATTTTATGTAGAAGCATACTCAGGTACAAAGAAGTTTGAGACTGCACTGATAGAAGGCAGTGTTCGTGTCAGGGCAGCTAACTCCCAGTTCATATTGCAACCCTCTTATAAGGCAGTGCTGAAAGGAGGCAAGATGAGTGTAGAGAAGATCACTGATTTTGATATTTATCGTTGGCGTGAGGGACTGATCTGCTTTAAAAACAGACATTTTTCTGAAATACTGGAAGAGCTCAAAAAGTATTATGGAGTCCATATCCGGTTTGACGCAGCTAAAATAAATAACCCGGTGCTGACTGTTAAGTTCCGCTTGTCTGACGGCATTGAATATGCGTTGCGGGTTTTGCAGAAAGATGTGAAATTTAAATATGTGCGGAATGATGAAGAAAACACATTCGTTATAAAATAA
- the folE gene encoding GTP cyclohydrolase I FolE, whose translation MLEKEEIISPALEDLKNHYRSIITLLGEDAEREGLLKTPERVAKAMLTLTKGYHMDPHEVLRSAKFQEEYSQMVIVKDIDFFSLCEHHMLPFYGKAHVAYIPNGYITGLSKIARVVDIFSHRLQVQERMTLQIKECIQETLNPLGVMVVVEAKHMCMQMRGVEKQNSVTTTSDFTGAFNQAKTREEFMNLIRQR comes from the coding sequence ATGTTAGAAAAAGAAGAAATCATTTCTCCGGCTTTGGAAGATTTAAAGAATCACTATCGCAGTATAATTACTTTGTTGGGCGAAGATGCTGAACGGGAAGGATTATTAAAAACTCCCGAACGTGTAGCTAAAGCCATGTTGACCTTGACCAAAGGCTACCACATGGACCCGCATGAAGTTCTTCGTTCTGCCAAGTTTCAGGAAGAGTACAGTCAGATGGTGATTGTGAAGGATATAGATTTCTTCTCACTTTGCGAACACCACATGTTGCCTTTCTATGGCAAAGCTCATGTAGCTTATATACCTAACGGATATATCACCGGATTAAGTAAAATAGCCCGTGTGGTCGATATTTTCTCTCATCGGCTGCAAGTGCAGGAACGGATGACGCTGCAAATTAAAGAGTGTATTCAGGAAACGTTGAATCCGCTGGGCGTAATGGTCGTGGTGGAAGCCAAGCATATGTGTATGCAGATGCGCGGAGTGGAAAAACAGAATTCCGTAACTACTACTTCCGACTTTACAGGAGCTTTTAATCAGGCTAAGACCCGTGAAGAGTTTATGAACCTGATCCGCCAGAGATGA
- a CDS encoding sulfatase: MKRLILPIACGICTVTSDAQTDKQPHPNVIFIYADDLGYKDLSCTGSRFYETPHIDKLAREGVCFTQSYAACPVSSPSRAALLTGKYPARINLTDYIPGDRAYGPHKNQRLASLPFNLHLSKDEITMAEAFRQNGYSTFMAGKWHLAESAEYYPEQNGFDINIGGNNTGHPSKGYFSPYGNPQLKDGPEGEYLTDRLTDEVIRYISEPKEKPFFVYLSYYTVHLPLQAKAEKIAKYRRKLSRAVPADSSFVKKGETYHKLVQDIPAYAAMVESLDENIGRLLDTLHRSGLDERTIVVFTSDNGGMATSNTTRNIPTSNLPLRAGKGYLYEGGIKVPAIIRWSGHLKGRQVSDTPIIGTDYYPTLLDLCGLPLLPGQHVDGVSMKPVLQGGRLSRPSLFWHYPHYSGGLGGRPSAAIREGDYKLIEFFEDHHVELYNVIQDESEEKDLSQIYPEIADGLRKKLYLWYKEVGARMPVDNPHYVSPVKDSDSFENK, translated from the coding sequence ATGAAAAGACTGATTTTACCAATTGCATGTGGCATTTGCACTGTTACCTCTGATGCACAGACCGACAAACAACCGCATCCCAATGTGATCTTCATTTATGCAGACGATTTGGGATATAAGGATTTGAGTTGTACCGGAAGCCGTTTCTATGAAACTCCTCATATCGACAAGCTGGCAAGAGAAGGAGTTTGTTTTACTCAATCCTATGCCGCATGTCCGGTTTCGTCGCCGTCCCGGGCTGCTCTGTTGACCGGTAAATACCCTGCCCGGATCAACCTGACCGACTATATTCCCGGAGACCGGGCGTACGGTCCTCATAAGAATCAGCGGTTGGCTTCTTTGCCGTTCAATCTCCATCTGTCGAAAGACGAAATAACGATGGCCGAGGCCTTCAGGCAGAACGGATATTCTACCTTTATGGCAGGCAAGTGGCATCTGGCCGAGTCTGCCGAATACTATCCTGAGCAGAATGGGTTTGATATTAATATCGGAGGAAATAATACGGGGCATCCCTCCAAAGGATATTTTTCGCCTTATGGTAATCCACAACTGAAAGACGGTCCCGAAGGAGAGTATCTGACGGATCGCCTGACTGATGAAGTGATCCGTTATATCTCGGAGCCTAAGGAAAAGCCGTTCTTTGTCTATCTGTCCTATTATACGGTTCATCTGCCCTTACAGGCAAAAGCGGAAAAGATAGCCAAATACCGGAGAAAGTTGAGCCGGGCGGTTCCTGCGGATTCATCTTTTGTGAAAAAAGGAGAGACGTATCATAAACTTGTGCAGGACATTCCGGCTTATGCCGCGATGGTCGAGAGCCTGGACGAAAACATAGGACGCCTGTTAGATACCCTGCATCGGTCGGGACTCGATGAACGCACCATTGTTGTGTTTACGTCCGATAATGGGGGAATGGCCACCAGCAATACTACTCGTAATATCCCGACCTCCAATCTGCCTTTGCGTGCCGGAAAAGGATATTTGTACGAAGGAGGCATCAAAGTGCCTGCCATCATCCGGTGGAGTGGACACCTGAAAGGAAGACAGGTTTCGGATACTCCGATCATCGGTACGGATTATTATCCGACTTTGCTCGATCTTTGCGGATTGCCTCTACTGCCCGGACAACACGTGGACGGAGTTTCCATGAAACCCGTCTTACAGGGCGGACGGCTGTCCAGACCTTCCTTATTCTGGCATTATCCTCATTATAGCGGTGGACTGGGTGGTCGGCCTTCTGCGGCTATACGTGAGGGGGATTATAAGCTTATTGAGTTTTTTGAAGACCATCACGTCGAGTTGTACAATGTGATTCAGGACGAATCCGAAGAGAAAGACCTGTCACAAATATACCCTGAGATAGCAGATGGACTAAGGAAGAAACTATATTTGTGGTATAAGGAGGTCGGTGCCCGAATGCCTGTTGATAATCCCCACTATGTTTCTCCTGTGAAGGATTCCGACTCTTTTGAAAATAAATAA
- a CDS encoding SusC/RagA family TonB-linked outer membrane protein, translating into MKNTRCTDFCVPKNSSIKQLLKTMRVTIFLLFFCVFSTIAGTVNSQNAKVSIHKTNVPLEEILNEIEHQTDYLFMYSNNIDVKERTSIRVSEKPVSEVLKKLLGNKIAYEMEGMHIILSDKRENQTAIAQQANKIQVKGNVTDMAGEPVIGASILEKGTTNGIVTDFNGDFSLNVNPGAVLVVSYIGYSAQEVKVIPGKVLKIKIKEDAELLDEVVVVGYGTQKKVNLTGAVETVDADVIENRPIRSATDALQGTVSGLTVTSGTGKPGEFASFKIRGNTSVNSAGALVIIDGMPGDINTVNPQDIETISVLKDAASAAIYGARAAEGVVLVTTKKGTSEKVKVEYTGNFSFNTPTRLPESNTGLDHALLSNVAFTNAGLAVPFSQKAIDAIKDPNTIAIPNGKEWTYTSDMDWIDLMMDHSFQQTHNLTISKASDRLKYLFSIGWLDQNGMFSEYGPDNYDRINLRSNISVELIKDKLSLDSRISYSRGVNLYHAAEGSWSIPYITFIQAGPNMPVYDPNGNYSRHRMQLNPIQALKEGGEGRTRNQRIEGVFTLEYKPVKGLSLRAVGGANILDGQKKEWRRAYGKYGVDGLISTAFGQKSPNSVTQNNSHRQYLTGQLIAEYKGVFGKHDINVLGGWSAEENLYEDLQGKRTNIVGNELPALNLGDTDGWSNAADENEWALLSGFMRASYAFAAKYLVEVNFRADASSRFSKKNRWGVFPSASVGWRITEEKFMQNQHIFDNLKLRASWGQLGNQNGLGLYDHIASYNINGYYPFKSELGQWAVISKLPSESRTWETVEVKNIAVDMAFLRNRLTVTGEYFIKKNKDMLVSIEIPSIIGIDVPTGNYGELKVKGWEVTVGWQDKIKDFSYGARFNLSDQKDKLVDYGVEYNGFVAGVNQKVQGYSLGSIFGYRTDGYFTSEEEVKNSAAFNKAITGVGDIKYIDKDGDGKISAPNDLEYLGTTTPRYTFGLNLTAAWKGFDLGVLLQGVGKRNFYLSSEVMNPYYATWNNFSYKMHNDYWTPENPNAAFPRYYAGANHNYQISDHWLQNAAYVRLKNLQLGYTISPKLTKSWGIQRLRVYFSGDNLCEYSKLNDNFDPELSDINGYVYPIMRNFSFGINVTL; encoded by the coding sequence ATGAAAAATACTCGTTGCACGGATTTTTGTGTACCTAAAAATTCGTCTATCAAACAATTATTAAAAACTATGAGAGTCACTATATTCTTACTTTTCTTTTGTGTGTTCAGCACAATCGCAGGTACTGTCAATTCTCAAAATGCCAAGGTATCGATACATAAAACTAATGTCCCTTTGGAAGAAATACTTAATGAGATCGAACATCAGACAGATTATTTATTTATGTATTCGAATAACATTGATGTGAAAGAACGTACTTCTATCCGCGTTTCGGAGAAACCGGTCTCGGAAGTTTTAAAGAAGTTGCTTGGAAACAAGATTGCTTATGAGATGGAAGGCATGCACATCATTCTATCAGATAAGAGAGAGAATCAAACTGCAATTGCCCAGCAGGCGAATAAGATCCAGGTGAAAGGTAATGTTACAGATATGGCCGGTGAACCTGTCATTGGCGCCAGTATATTGGAGAAGGGAACTACCAATGGTATCGTAACCGATTTCAACGGTGATTTCTCCCTGAATGTAAATCCCGGTGCCGTGCTGGTGGTTTCGTATATCGGTTACTCTGCACAAGAAGTAAAAGTCATCCCCGGGAAGGTGTTGAAAATAAAGATAAAAGAAGATGCGGAGTTGTTGGATGAAGTTGTTGTAGTGGGTTATGGAACTCAGAAGAAAGTGAATCTGACAGGTGCTGTGGAGACTGTCGATGCGGATGTCATCGAGAACCGTCCGATACGCAGCGCGACCGATGCCCTGCAAGGCACCGTATCCGGATTGACGGTAACTTCGGGTACAGGCAAGCCCGGAGAGTTTGCCTCTTTTAAGATACGAGGCAACACTTCTGTGAACAGTGCCGGCGCATTGGTGATCATTGATGGAATGCCGGGAGATATCAATACGGTAAACCCACAGGATATTGAAACAATCTCGGTTTTGAAGGATGCCGCTTCTGCCGCTATCTATGGTGCAAGGGCTGCGGAAGGAGTCGTGCTTGTCACTACTAAGAAAGGAACTTCGGAGAAAGTGAAAGTAGAGTATACCGGAAACTTCTCTTTCAATACTCCTACACGTCTGCCCGAAAGCAATACAGGACTGGATCATGCATTATTATCCAATGTCGCGTTTACCAATGCCGGACTGGCCGTTCCTTTTTCTCAAAAGGCAATCGATGCCATTAAAGATCCGAATACGATTGCCATCCCCAACGGTAAGGAGTGGACATACACTTCGGATATGGACTGGATTGACCTGATGATGGACCATAGTTTCCAGCAAACTCATAATTTAACCATTTCGAAAGCTTCTGATCGTTTGAAATACCTTTTCTCTATCGGTTGGCTCGATCAGAACGGAATGTTCTCTGAGTATGGGCCGGACAATTATGACCGGATTAATCTCCGTTCCAATATCAGTGTCGAGTTGATCAAGGACAAACTGTCACTGGACAGTCGCATCAGCTATTCACGTGGAGTGAATCTTTATCATGCTGCCGAGGGTTCCTGGTCGATTCCTTATATCACCTTTATACAAGCGGGTCCCAATATGCCTGTTTATGATCCCAACGGAAATTATTCGCGGCATCGTATGCAATTGAATCCGATACAGGCTCTGAAGGAAGGTGGCGAAGGGCGTACTCGCAATCAACGTATCGAGGGAGTATTTACTTTAGAGTATAAACCGGTGAAAGGTCTTTCTCTCCGGGCCGTAGGAGGCGCCAATATTTTGGATGGACAGAAGAAAGAATGGCGCAGAGCTTACGGAAAATATGGAGTGGATGGTTTGATTTCAACAGCTTTTGGCCAGAAAAGCCCGAACTCGGTTACGCAGAACAACTCCCATCGACAATATCTGACCGGACAGTTGATTGCCGAATACAAAGGGGTATTTGGAAAACATGATATCAATGTCCTCGGCGGATGGTCGGCCGAAGAAAACCTGTATGAAGATCTTCAGGGAAAGCGTACCAATATTGTCGGCAATGAACTGCCTGCACTGAATCTGGGAGATACCGACGGATGGTCGAACGCCGCTGATGAAAATGAATGGGCGTTGCTCTCCGGATTTATGCGTGCAAGCTATGCTTTTGCTGCCAAATATCTGGTAGAAGTGAATTTCCGTGCGGATGCTTCTTCCCGTTTCTCAAAGAAAAACAGGTGGGGAGTGTTCCCTTCGGCATCTGTCGGATGGAGAATCACAGAAGAGAAGTTTATGCAAAATCAGCACATCTTTGATAATCTGAAATTGCGTGCTTCGTGGGGACAATTGGGTAACCAGAATGGATTGGGGCTATACGACCACATTGCCAGCTATAACATCAATGGATATTATCCTTTTAAGTCGGAATTGGGACAATGGGCGGTTATCTCGAAATTGCCTTCAGAGTCCAGAACCTGGGAAACTGTAGAGGTGAAAAATATTGCTGTCGACATGGCATTCCTCAGAAACCGTTTGACTGTAACGGGTGAATATTTTATTAAGAAGAACAAAGATATGTTGGTCAGCATCGAGATACCCAGTATAATAGGTATCGATGTGCCCACAGGAAACTACGGAGAACTTAAAGTAAAAGGCTGGGAAGTTACGGTCGGATGGCAGGATAAGATTAAGGATTTCTCTTACGGAGCCCGTTTTAATTTGTCGGATCAGAAAGATAAGCTGGTGGATTATGGTGTAGAATACAATGGTTTTGTGGCCGGTGTCAATCAGAAAGTGCAGGGGTATTCCCTGGGGTCTATCTTTGGATACCGTACGGACGGGTATTTTACTTCTGAAGAAGAGGTGAAGAATTCGGCTGCCTTCAATAAGGCCATTACAGGTGTGGGAGATATTAAATACATCGATAAAGACGGCGACGGAAAGATTTCGGCTCCCAATGATCTGGAATATCTGGGAACTACGACTCCCCGTTATACATTCGGGTTGAATCTGACTGCCGCATGGAAAGGATTCGATCTGGGAGTGTTATTGCAGGGGGTAGGCAAAAGAAATTTTTATCTGTCGAGCGAAGTGATGAACCCGTACTACGCTACCTGGAATAACTTCTCGTATAAAATGCATAATGACTATTGGACTCCGGAGAATCCCAATGCCGCATTCCCCCGCTATTACGCCGGTGCCAATCATAATTACCAGATATCGGATCATTGGCTGCAGAATGCCGCTTATGTTCGTTTGAAGAATCTGCAATTGGGCTATACGATAAGTCCGAAGCTTACTAAGTCATGGGGGATTCAGCGTTTGAGAGTCTACTTTAGCGGTGATAATCTTTGTGAGTATAGTAAACTGAACGATAATTTCGATCCGGAACTGTCTGATATTAACGGATATGTATATCCTATTATGAGAAACTTTTCTTTTGGAATCAATGTGACACTTTAA
- a CDS encoding SPOR domain-containing protein produces MKKLGLLLFLFVCAAVVRAQSNIVKSLERNVPGQGKVTIHQDSRIEALLGTARTGTGEQTVIKSSGYRVQAYAGNNTRQAKNEAHQVGTRVKEYFPELSVYTSFNPPRWLCRVGDFRSIEEADAMMRKLKATGVFKEVSIVKDQINIPL; encoded by the coding sequence ATGAAGAAACTGGGTTTACTTTTGTTCTTGTTTGTTTGTGCTGCGGTTGTCCGGGCTCAAAGCAATATCGTGAAAAGTCTGGAACGTAATGTACCGGGGCAAGGGAAAGTAACTATTCATCAGGATTCCCGCATCGAAGCTTTGCTGGGAACTGCCCGCACCGGCACAGGAGAGCAGACTGTTATAAAGTCGTCCGGTTATCGGGTGCAGGCTTATGCCGGTAATAATACCCGCCAGGCCAAGAATGAAGCCCATCAGGTAGGTACCCGTGTCAAGGAGTACTTTCCCGAACTTTCGGTTTATACTTCTTTCAATCCTCCCCGGTGGTTGTGTAGAGTCGGTGATTTTCGCAGCATCGAAGAAGCTGATGCCATGATGCGTAAGCTGAAAGCAACCGGTGTGTTTAAAGAAGTCTCTATTGTTAAAGATCAAATTAATATTCCTCTGTAA
- a CDS encoding sulfatase encodes MKFVTLSLLATALTVGGNAAEQARSSKQPNILFILADDFGWRDLACTGSRYYESPNIDGIARNGVRFTQGYAACQVSSPSRASIMTGKFTARHGITNWIGEGSGEEWRKMGRHSKLLPAQYVWQLPKEDITLPEALKAHGYKTFMAGKWHLGGEGSYPEDHGFDINIGGHEAGGPYPGGYFAPYGNPKMKEGPDGENLSMRLAHETASFIETHTRRNKKQPFFAFLSFYAVHAPIETTEAKWRHFRNKADSMGIAPMGFEVDRTLPVRLQQDNPIYAGLIQQMDDAVGVVLAKLHELGLDENTIIVFTSDNGGVSSGDAYATSNYPLRGGKGRQWEGGIRVPLFIDFPGNTLKGDSCVVPVTGADLYPTFLDMAGIPLMPGQHQDGVSLLPLLQGKSIPERALYWHYPHYGNQGGEPSSIIRQGDWKLIHYYEDGRDELYNLRIDETESEPLNVQYPEKVEFLSKKLSVWLTEVGARYPELDPQYNPVAEALYKKKTRERMMKTLEATRKKQLGKDFKPNADWWGSETKD; translated from the coding sequence ATGAAATTCGTTACCTTATCATTGTTAGCCACTGCGTTGACTGTTGGCGGAAATGCCGCCGAGCAGGCACGTTCCTCCAAGCAGCCCAATATCTTATTTATTCTGGCTGATGACTTTGGCTGGAGAGATCTGGCATGTACGGGCAGCCGTTATTATGAATCGCCCAATATCGATGGAATCGCCCGTAATGGCGTGAGGTTTACCCAAGGATATGCAGCCTGTCAGGTGTCCAGTCCTTCCCGTGCCAGCATTATGACAGGCAAGTTTACCGCCCGCCACGGAATAACCAATTGGATCGGTGAAGGAAGTGGAGAAGAGTGGCGCAAGATGGGAAGACATTCCAAGCTTCTTCCGGCCCAATACGTATGGCAATTGCCCAAAGAAGATATTACTCTGCCCGAAGCATTGAAAGCCCACGGTTATAAAACGTTTATGGCCGGCAAATGGCATTTGGGAGGTGAGGGTTCTTATCCCGAAGATCATGGTTTCGATATCAATATAGGCGGGCATGAAGCGGGAGGTCCTTATCCCGGCGGCTATTTTGCTCCCTATGGCAATCCGAAAATGAAAGAAGGACCGGATGGTGAGAATTTATCCATGCGTCTGGCACACGAGACAGCGTCGTTTATCGAAACCCATACCCGCCGGAATAAAAAGCAGCCTTTCTTTGCTTTTCTCTCTTTCTATGCTGTGCATGCGCCGATTGAGACCACTGAAGCCAAGTGGAGGCATTTCCGGAATAAAGCAGATTCGATGGGGATCGCTCCGATGGGGTTCGAAGTAGATCGTACATTGCCTGTACGTTTGCAGCAGGATAATCCCATATATGCCGGACTGATACAGCAGATGGACGATGCCGTGGGAGTGGTGCTTGCCAAACTGCATGAGTTGGGTTTGGATGAAAATACGATTATTGTGTTCACCAGTGATAATGGCGGAGTGTCTTCGGGCGATGCATACGCTACCTCTAACTACCCTCTTCGCGGCGGAAAAGGGCGGCAGTGGGAAGGTGGAATACGCGTACCGTTATTTATCGATTTTCCGGGTAATACTTTAAAGGGAGATTCGTGCGTGGTGCCTGTCACCGGTGCCGATTTGTATCCTACTTTTCTCGATATGGCAGGCATCCCATTAATGCCCGGCCAACATCAGGACGGTGTAAGCCTGCTTCCTCTGTTACAGGGCAAGAGCATCCCCGAGCGTGCTTTATACTGGCATTATCCTCATTATGGCAATCAGGGTGGCGAACCTTCTTCCATCATACGGCAAGGCGACTGGAAGCTGATTCATTATTACGAAGACGGCAGGGATGAACTTTATAATCTGCGGATAGACGAAACCGAGTCGGAACCACTGAATGTGCAATATCCCGAAAAGGTGGAGTTCTTGAGTAAGAAGCTGTCTGTATGGCTGACTGAGGTAGGGGCCAGATATCCTGAACTCGATCCTCAATACAATCCGGTAGCGGAGGCTCTCTATAAGAAAAAGACTCGCGAAAGAATGATGAAAACCTTGGAAGCTACCCGCAAGAAGCAGTTAGGCAAAGATTTCAAGCCTAATGCAGACTGGTGGGGGAGCGAAACGAAAGATTAA
- a CDS encoding RNA polymerase sigma-70 factor has protein sequence MSATINDLASFNKFFTENQHRFIRFAWTYTRDEVVAEDIVMESLMAYWENRDHMTPEINPAAYVLTVVKNKCLNYLRHLQLVNDVSDRVASHSEWELSNRIATLDACEPNALFASEVQDIIDRVISRLSATTARIFLLSRYDNKSHKEIAEIMGMTVKGVEFHISKATKELRVALKDYLVLFPFLCDFLSRN, from the coding sequence ATGTCAGCTACTATCAATGATTTAGCTTCATTTAATAAGTTCTTTACCGAGAATCAACATCGGTTTATCCGATTTGCATGGACTTACACCCGTGACGAAGTTGTGGCGGAAGATATTGTTATGGAGTCTCTGATGGCTTATTGGGAGAATCGGGATCATATGACTCCGGAAATCAATCCGGCTGCCTATGTACTTACTGTCGTAAAAAATAAATGTCTCAATTATCTGCGCCATTTACAGTTGGTTAATGACGTTTCTGACCGTGTCGCCTCACATTCTGAGTGGGAGTTGTCCAATCGTATTGCCACACTGGATGCCTGTGAACCCAATGCATTGTTTGCCAGTGAAGTGCAGGATATTATCGATCGTGTTATTTCCCGTTTATCTGCTACTACCGCCCGAATTTTTCTTTTAAGCCGTTACGACAACAAGTCCCATAAAGAAATTGCTGAAATTATGGGAATGACCGTGAAGGGAGTCGAGTTTCATATCTCTAAGGCTACCAAAGAGTTGCGTGTTGCTTTAAAAGATTATCTTGTCCTTTTTCCTTTCTTATGTGACTTTCTGTCCCGAAATTAA